gcacggcaatgcagctgcagttcctgcAGGGATCTCGTAAAGCTGTCATAGCCCAAAACCTGTGGGATGTTGCTCTggtgtagaggaggaggacatgCTCCAGATCAGGGATTctctgctgcaccatcagagggacagggcatgacggctgccttctcctggggagggctgcaTGGGTGTGAGTGCGGGTGTgcatccaggggtgcccagggctgtccttccaagcagggtccctgcaccccaggccactgtgtgctggagcagggactcttccacctgccagggtcagcactcagcctgctcggggagctccccacagtgctgtggggagaagctgtgggtggaaggaaTGACccccggcagggcagggcagggttcTTCTCCTGTCGAGAGGGTGCTGCGTGGGTCAGGTTTGCTCACAGCTCCGGATCACCTCAACCCATTTCCTAGGGCACTTTTCCAGAAGCACCTCAAGGCAGGGGCTACCTGGGAGTGAAGGTGCTTTCCAGGGTCTTTACCTTCagtttcctgctgtgctggtggtggtgaAAATGGTGTAAGGTTTGCCCCAGAGTAGGAGACTTGTACAGCATTACAGTGCTTGATCTACAGCTCTTCAAAGAACCTTGTCAAGCCCCTTCACCCCCCTCAGCCTGCAGAACGCCCAAACATCACCTTTGTGTCCTCTTCAGTATAGATCTGATCTGCCCTGTAGGACCTGCCAACACGGAGATGCCCTGGGCAgttccctgctgccaggaggtgtctgcagggcagagctgagcacacagcggatgggatggggtctgtgagcgctggcagggaggagaggtggggacagcttccagcagggacagctgctgcaggcagttCCCTTCCCCAGAGCAATCCCTtggtctcctctcctgcccagtAGAGCCTCTGCCATCAAGGGAGTGGGATCTCAGGCTGAGCCTGACCCTTCAGGAGGAGAAACTTCCAAGTGCCATCTCGGTGTCACCGTCCTCCCTCAGCAGAGGCATTGGGGCATTTCTCCACCTTCCCATCCTGCCCATGCTGCCTTTGCTCTTCCCTTCAGACTCTCTGGGGACAAGGGGGCTTCAGGGGCAGCTCACACCCCGACGCTGCAGGTACTGCCATGCAGCTGTGACCATGGGAGCAAAGCCTTTCAGCCCACCCTAACCTGTGGGTCTCTGGACAATGCAGTGTGGAGGGCTGAGGAGCGAGCTGGCTCTGCTCATGTCAATACAGTTTTAGGACATCCAAGATTTTCCTTTATGTTCTTGCGCAGGAATATGCTGAAGTGGATTACAGATGAGGTGAACAGTGACTTTCAGAAGCTGTCACCCCCTTTCCCAGGTCCCCcctgctgtggagcagggaTAACTCCTTGGGAGCCCACAGGCAGAGCTCCACTCCTCACGGCACCCTTGGCCAGCATACaccagagctccaggcagcGAAAGGGAAgaagtttctgaaagaaaggagagaggcaCTGTGTGTTTTCAGGGGTTGGGTTTTGAAGGGCACAAATGGGAAGCGATTTGCTCAGAGCTGTCCTAACTTGTGAgtgtgctttcctcctttggCAGTAAAGAAAGGGATTAGATGTCCAATGGCAGCTGCATCAccgagttcctcctcctggcatttgcagacacacgggagctgcagctcttgcacttctggctcttcctgggcatctacctggctgccctcctgggcaatggcctcatcatcaccaccatagcctgcgaccaccacctccacacccccatgtacttcttcctcctcaatcTCTCTCTCCTCGACCTGGGCTGCATCTCCACCACTGTGCCCAAATCCATGGCCAATTCTCTGTTGGccaccagggccatctcctatggGGGATGTGCTGCACAGGGctttatgtttctattttttatatcatcagaatattttcttctcactgtcatggcctacgaccgctacgttgccatctgcaaacccctgcactacgggaccctcctgggcagcagagtttgcatccacatggcagcagctgcctggggcagtgggtttctctgtgctctgctgcacacggccaataccttttcactaccactctgccaaggcaatgctgtggagcagttcttctgtgaaatcccccagatcctcaagctctcctgctcagactcagACTACCTCAGGGCAGTTGGGCTTCTCATGTTCAATGCCTCTTttagttttgcatgttttgttttcattgtgctgtcctatgtgcagatcttcagggttgtgctgaggatcccctctgagcagggatggcacaaagccttttccacatgcctccctcacctggtcGTGGTCTCTCTGTTTATCAGCACTGGCATGGTTGCCTACatgaagcccccctccatctccttctcATTCCTGAATCTAgtggtgtcatttctgtactcggtggtgcctccagcagtgaaccccctcatctacagcatgaggaaccaggagctcaaggatgccttGAGGAAACTATTTCCATATACTATATTTCAACATCAGTGATGTAGCTGTCTTTCTCCTATGACTCCCACCATAGTCACAGAAAATAGCTGCATGATCTCTTGTTCataagctttttccttccttccttccttccttccttccttccttccttccttccttccttccttccctccttccttccttccctacttccttccttccttccttccctacttccttccttccctccctccctccctccctccttccttccttgttAGACCTGTGGTAATATTATTCCTAATCTCGATTCTTAAGCATTTCAGTGTTCTGTTCTTGCCCAAAGACCTGATGTACATGAGAAGCCAGACTCcctctgtaatttaaaaaaaaagaaaggcaccAGCAGAAAATCCAGTTTCTCAGCTCCTTTTCCTGATAAATTTTCTGGAGCTGAGTGTGAAGCTCCTCTGACTCTGCAGTCCCAGAATGGGCTTTAGCAAGCCGAAGGGCAAGGGATGTAATACTGGAACGTGATTCATGATGCCCTGTTGTACTGGCTTTGGATGGGATGGAGTTAAATTTCTTATGgagctatgttttggatttgtgattaAAGctgtgttgataacacaccgatgctttagttactgctgagcagggcttacaaaGCATCacggccttttctgctcctcgggctgccctgccagcaaatAGGCACTGCGCATACCCCAACCGGCCAAAGGGTTAGTCCATACCACATGACGTCACGTTCAGCAATtccagctgggggaaggagaaggaagtgggggatACTCGGATTTATAGCGTTTGTCTTCcctggagccctgctttcctggacatggctgaacacctgcctgccaatgggaagtagtgaaggaattccttgttttgctttgcttgcctgcgcggcttttgctctacctattaaactgtctttatctcaacccacgagctttctcacttttactcttctgattctctcccccatcccacctggggggagtgagcaagtggctgtgtggtgcttagttgccagctgggcttaaaccacgacagactCCAAGACCATTctattctccaggctgaacgAGCTGAACAAATGGACACTTCCATTGGAGAAAATCATCTTGCTGGAAATTACCTCCTCTGGAAGGGGTTCTCTGTGCTGTTGGCTATAGCGTGTTGTAAGGCTACCCTGGTCCGACTCAGTCATCCATTTCTCAGGCAAACAGCATAGTGACATGACAAGGTCCTTTTTTACCTTCCCATGCACTCTTCTCAAACATGAGATTTCTCTCCATGCTCTTCCTGAGTGCGAATGCAAGTGAATAAACCAtgaatagtcttttttttctgcaaacgAAAAATGTTTGTCTGTGCATGATACACCCTTGTATTCCTAATACTTGAGCTATCCAACATTTCAGCCAGGagattttattctgcttccACAGATTTACAGCACAAATAACCCCTTCTAGCAGAGAGTATCTCCAAGAGCATGGTTTTCTCCAATGGAAATgtccatttgtttcagaaaagcatgGAGGGATGAGTCTAAGAAATCCGACTTTTAAAGACGTCCTCCAGTGGctacaaaggaaacagaaattactCCATTACATCTATACATTGCAGATGTTCAAACCAAATTCTACCCAACATTTTACTAATCACAGTCATTCTGTCGTCTTTGAACTTTGAACTTACTTGCTTCATCATGCTAGCTCTGTgctaccactctgccaaggcaatgccccGGAGCAGTTCTTTggtgaaatcccccagatcctcaggcTTTCCTGCTCAGACACATACCTCAGGGAAATTGGGTTTCTTGTGGTTagtgcttttccatttttggggtgttttgttttcatcattgTCTCCTATGGGCAGATCTTCAGGGTGGTGCTGAGGatgtcctctgagcagggaaggcacaaagccttttccacgtgcctccctcctgtgctcatCGTCTCCATGTTTCTTAGCACTGACatgtttgcctacctgaagcccccctccatcacCTCCCCACTTCTCAATCTGGTtgtgtcatttctgtactcagtggtgcctccagcagtgaaccccctcatctacagcatgaggaaccaggagctcaaggacGGTATTAGGAAACTGATTCCATGAACTCCTATTTAGCAGCAAGAAACACCATCGTTCCCAAGGGGAAACTGGAGCTGCCTGGAGATCCCCCAGGCTCTCCGGGGGCAGAGGGTGCCCAAGGTGGGCAGTGAATGGAGCCCCACAAAGGGAGAGAGCAGCCAAGGTGGAGTCACCAAAGGTGAAGTGCTGACTTGGTGTGTCCACAGGGAAACAAGGACTCTGCAATGCCAGAAGAGACAGCGTGGACCCGGCAGcatggggaagggaggctggAGAGTGATTAATGTCACCCTCATTCAGTGGAGGCCCACTCATCTCTGGTGCTGATGCAGAGGAAGGCTGTGGGTCACTCCAAATTGCTCTGTCAGGGCTTGAGACACTTGTACATGTCTTGGATGGCCC
This window of the Gavia stellata isolate bGavSte3 chromosome 34, bGavSte3.hap2, whole genome shotgun sequence genome carries:
- the LOC132320250 gene encoding olfactory receptor 14A16-like, with amino-acid sequence MSNGSCITEFLLLAFADTRELQLLHFWLFLGIYLAALLGNGLIITTIACDHHLHTPMYFFLLNLSLLDLGCISTTVPKSMANSLLATRAISYGGCAAQGFMFLFFISSEYFLLTVMAYDRYVAICKPLHYGTLLGSRVCIHMAAAAWGSGFLCALLHTANTFSLPLCQGNAVEQFFCEIPQILKLSCSDSDYLRAVGLLMFNASFSFACFVFIVLSYVQIFRVVLRIPSEQGWHKAFSTCLPHLVVVSLFISTGMVAYMKPPSISFSFLNLVVSFLYSVVPPAVNPLIYSMRNQELKDALRKLFPYTIFQHQ